A stretch of Thermus oshimai DSM 12092 DNA encodes these proteins:
- a CDS encoding acyl-CoA dehydrogenase family protein has product MRALARRFARERILPQAAHWDREARFPWPLFREAAGLGFPVLVVPEALGGVGLGPVALVGVAEELGYACTGIAAALLLNNLVADALILSGSPYATGFLPRLRAEVASYALTEPQAGSDVAALRTRAEPVPGGYRLWGRKTWISHAPEAAFFLVFARLGEGREGIALFLVERERGVEVGAPLPKLGQKASSAAEVHLEGVFVPEEALLTREGFRLAMRVFNRSRPMVAGLALGLLGRALDEALAYANLREAFGKPLWEHQGVGFKLAEMAMDLEALRLLALRAAELAEKGEPNALEAAAAKALAADAALRGAVEAVQIFGANGYSEEYPVAKLYRDAKVLQIYEGTGEIQRLIVLRELLRRRGWEKR; this is encoded by the coding sequence GTGCGGGCGCTCGCCCGGCGGTTCGCCCGGGAGCGGATCCTGCCCCAAGCGGCCCACTGGGACCGGGAGGCCCGCTTCCCCTGGCCCCTGTTCCGGGAGGCGGCGGGGCTGGGGTTTCCCGTCCTGGTGGTCCCCGAGGCCCTGGGGGGGGTGGGGCTCGGCCCGGTGGCCCTGGTGGGGGTGGCGGAGGAGCTGGGCTACGCCTGCACGGGCATCGCCGCGGCGCTCCTCCTCAACAACCTGGTGGCCGATGCCCTCATCCTTTCGGGAAGCCCCTACGCGACAGGGTTCCTCCCCCGCCTTAGGGCGGAGGTGGCCAGCTACGCCCTCACCGAGCCCCAGGCGGGCTCGGATGTGGCCGCCTTAAGAACCCGGGCCGAGCCCGTGCCGGGGGGGTACCGGCTTTGGGGGCGGAAGACCTGGATCAGCCACGCCCCTGAGGCCGCGTTCTTCCTGGTCTTTGCCCGGCTGGGGGAGGGGCGGGAGGGCATCGCCCTCTTCCTGGTGGAGCGGGAACGGGGGGTGGAGGTGGGCGCCCCCCTGCCTAAGCTGGGCCAGAAGGCCTCTTCCGCGGCGGAGGTCCACCTGGAAGGGGTTTTCGTACCCGAGGAGGCCCTCCTCACCCGGGAGGGCTTCCGGCTGGCCATGCGGGTCTTTAACCGCTCCCGGCCCATGGTGGCGGGGCTGGCCCTGGGCCTTTTGGGTCGCGCCCTGGACGAGGCCTTGGCCTACGCCAACCTGCGGGAGGCCTTCGGCAAGCCCCTTTGGGAGCACCAGGGGGTGGGGTTCAAGCTGGCGGAGATGGCCATGGACCTCGAGGCCCTCCGCCTTTTGGCCCTGAGGGCCGCGGAGCTGGCGGAAAAAGGGGAGCCCAACGCCCTGGAGGCCGCGGCGGCCAAGGCCCTGGCCGCGGACGCCGCCCTAAGGGGCGCGGTGGAGGCGGTCCAGATCTTCGGGGCCAACGGCTACAGCGAGGAGTACCCCGTGGCCAAGCTCTACCGGGACGCCAAGGTGCTCCAGATCTACGAGGGCACGGGGGAGATCCAGAGGCTCATCGTGCTGAGGGAGCTTTTGAGGAGGCGGGGATGGGAGAAGCGGTGA
- a CDS encoding SDR family NAD(P)-dependent oxidoreductase translates to MERSALVTGGASGLGRAAALALKARGFRVVVLDLKRGPDDLLYVEGSVAEEEDVRRAVERAVGEAPLFALVNAAGVAHAERVLTREGPHGLAAFRRVLEVNLLGTFNALRLAAWAMRENPPDAEGQRGVIVNTASVAAYEGQVGQAAYAASKAGVVGLTLPVARELAEWGIRVVTVAPGVFATPMLQGLPEKVQEALAAQVPFPKRLGRPEEYAALVLHILENPMLNGEVIRLDGALRLPPR, encoded by the coding sequence ATGGAGCGGAGCGCCTTGGTCACGGGTGGGGCCTCGGGGCTTGGGCGGGCGGCCGCCTTGGCCCTGAAGGCCAGGGGCTTCCGGGTGGTGGTGCTGGACCTCAAGCGGGGCCCGGACGACCTCCTCTACGTGGAGGGGAGCGTTGCCGAGGAGGAGGACGTGAGGCGGGCGGTGGAAAGGGCGGTGGGGGAGGCCCCCCTCTTCGCCTTGGTGAACGCCGCGGGGGTGGCCCACGCGGAGAGGGTCCTCACCCGGGAGGGCCCCCATGGCCTCGCCGCCTTCCGGAGGGTCCTCGAGGTCAACCTCCTCGGCACCTTCAACGCCCTGCGCCTGGCCGCCTGGGCCATGCGGGAAAACCCGCCGGACGCCGAGGGCCAGCGGGGGGTCATCGTCAACACCGCCAGCGTGGCCGCCTACGAGGGCCAGGTCGGCCAGGCGGCCTACGCCGCCAGCAAGGCGGGGGTGGTGGGCCTCACCCTGCCCGTGGCCCGGGAGCTCGCCGAGTGGGGCATCCGGGTGGTGACCGTGGCCCCCGGGGTCTTCGCCACCCCCATGCTCCAGGGGCTTCCCGAGAAGGTCCAGGAGGCCCTGGCCGCCCAGGTGCCCTTTCCCAAGCGCCTGGGCCGACCGGAGGAGTACGCCGCTCTGGTCCTCCACATTCTGGAAAACCCCATGCTGAACGGGGAGGTGATCCGGCTGGATGGGGCCCTCCGCCTTCCCCCCCGGTAG
- a CDS encoding thiolase family protein, whose amino-acid sequence MGEAVILEAVRTPIGKRNGALRAWRPDALYAQVLDALLERTGIDPGLVEDVVTGCVTQVGEQGANVGRLGVLLSRLPKEVPAVSLNRMCGSSQQAVHFAAQAIAAGDMAFAVAGGVESMTRVPMFSDIGGGFGTLNPELFRRYELVHQGESAERIARKYGFSREELDRWGLLSHRRAALATERGYFRPQMVPLEGLDGEGRPFLLTWDEGIRPDASLDRMLALKPAFREDGVVTAGNSSQISDGAAALLLGEREKAEALGLKPRARFLARVVVAGDPTLQLLEVIPAARKALERAGLSFKDLDVIEVNEAFASVVLAFLAETGADPERVNPLGGAIAHGHPLGATGAVLMTKLLYELERRGGEFGLQVMCIGHGQATATVIQRI is encoded by the coding sequence ATGGGAGAAGCGGTGATCCTCGAGGCGGTGCGCACCCCCATCGGCAAGCGGAACGGGGCCCTTAGGGCCTGGCGGCCCGACGCCCTCTACGCCCAGGTGCTGGACGCCCTCTTGGAGCGGACGGGGATAGACCCGGGCCTGGTGGAGGACGTGGTCACGGGCTGCGTGACCCAGGTGGGGGAGCAGGGGGCCAACGTGGGGCGGCTTGGGGTCCTCCTCTCCCGCCTTCCCAAGGAGGTCCCCGCGGTCTCCTTAAACCGCATGTGCGGCTCCAGCCAGCAGGCGGTGCACTTCGCCGCCCAGGCCATCGCCGCCGGGGATATGGCCTTCGCCGTCGCGGGGGGCGTGGAGAGCATGACCCGGGTGCCCATGTTCTCGGACATCGGGGGCGGCTTCGGGACCCTAAACCCCGAGCTCTTCCGCCGGTATGAGCTCGTCCACCAGGGGGAGAGCGCGGAGAGGATCGCCAGGAAGTACGGCTTTTCCCGGGAAGAGCTGGACCGGTGGGGCCTCCTCTCCCACCGGCGGGCCGCCTTAGCCACGGAGCGGGGCTACTTCCGCCCCCAGATGGTGCCCCTAGAGGGCCTGGACGGGGAGGGCCGGCCCTTCCTCCTCACCTGGGACGAGGGGATCCGCCCGGACGCGAGCCTGGACCGGATGCTCGCCCTCAAGCCCGCCTTCCGGGAGGACGGGGTGGTGACCGCAGGGAATAGCAGCCAGATCTCCGACGGGGCCGCGGCCCTCCTCCTGGGGGAGCGGGAAAAGGCCGAGGCCTTGGGGCTTAAGCCCAGGGCCCGCTTCCTGGCCCGGGTGGTGGTGGCGGGGGACCCCACCCTCCAGCTCCTCGAGGTCATCCCCGCGGCCCGGAAGGCCCTGGAAAGGGCCGGGCTTTCCTTCAAAGACCTAGACGTCATCGAGGTCAACGAGGCCTTCGCCAGCGTGGTCCTGGCCTTTTTGGCGGAGACGGGGGCTGACCCCGAGCGGGTGAACCCCTTGGGAGGCGCCATTGCCCACGGCCACCCCTTAGGGGCCACGGGGGCGGTGCTCATGACCAAGCTCCTCTACGAGCTGGAAAGGCGGGGCGGGGAGTTCGGCCTCCAGGTGATGTGCATCGGCCACGGCCAGGCCACGGCCACGGTGATCCAAAGGATCTAG